In Gammaproteobacteria bacterium, one DNA window encodes the following:
- a CDS encoding polysaccharide export protein has translation MTNQANNWIKLAFITLFNLLITHAAIADEQTPISDNNNAYQIQAGDMLLISVWKEEDLNREILVQPDNSISFPLIGNLSTHGLSVTALQTLLKDKIGTYIPDPVITVAVRQPTGNKIYVIGKVQRSGEFIATRRMDVMQALSMAGGTTPFASLNNIKILRRTGSQQIAIPFRYGDVEDGEKLEQNIILKSGDIVVVP, from the coding sequence ATGACAAATCAAGCAAATAACTGGATCAAACTGGCATTCATTACTCTGTTCAACCTGCTTATCACCCATGCGGCTATTGCTGACGAACAGACACCCATTAGCGACAACAATAATGCCTACCAGATTCAGGCAGGCGATATGCTGCTTATCTCGGTATGGAAGGAAGAAGACCTCAACCGTGAAATCCTGGTGCAGCCTGACAACAGCATCAGTTTCCCATTGATAGGTAATCTATCCACTCATGGGCTAAGCGTAACGGCATTACAAACGCTACTAAAAGACAAAATCGGGACATACATCCCTGACCCTGTTATTACTGTCGCCGTACGCCAGCCGACCGGTAACAAGATCTATGTTATCGGCAAGGTTCAACGCTCGGGTGAATTTATTGCCACACGGCGCATGGATGTGATGCAGGCACTCAGTATGGCGGGAGGCACGACCCCCTTTGCATCATTGAATAACATCAAGATATTACGCCGTACCGGCAGCCAACAGATTGCTATTCCCTTTCGTTATGGCGACGTTGAGGATGGTGAAAAACTGGAGCAAAACATTATATTGAAGAGCGGTGATATCGTTGTGGTGCCGTAA
- a CDS encoding lipopolysaccharide biosynthesis protein, giving the protein MEEQTKELSEYLDAFKRRRGLILIVTMAISIIGIAVAMLLPPSYKSSATILIEAQEIPQDLIRSTVTSYASERIQVISQRVMTRKNLLELVDKYNLYADRRKKETTEEIVGRMRENIDLNMIQSDVITPGSGSMTATIAFTLSYTGENPAMVQKVTSELTSLYLNENLKTRTEKTAETYQFLTAESERLSNRIGELDKSLADFKEINLHRLPELKSLNMQLMERTEANLRDTENQIRASEGQKRYIEGQLATILPNAPALGSMAITDPLVRLKILRVELLSASTKYTEGHPDLIALQRQVRALEEETGDLSGSSLEDERIKELRSELITLKERYSDTHPDIVKLKRELKDLERKAKSKVEHVENIDDITNPAYISLHTQLETINSEIHALQERKEDLQSKMLDYEQRLIETPQVERAFSALSRDYDNTVARYQEIKAKELEARIAQKLEQERKGERFTLIEPPQFPEEPTSPNRPGIIFISIVLALGCGVGSAALLEALDDAIRSPRAVANILTAAPLASIPLTLDPGEILKRPKRRWWILLALIITAITGALIIHFFVTPLDVLWFRALRKIDRITDL; this is encoded by the coding sequence ATGGAAGAACAAACAAAAGAACTCAGTGAATACCTTGACGCATTCAAACGTCGTCGCGGTCTAATCCTTATTGTTACAATGGCGATTAGCATTATAGGTATCGCTGTTGCAATGCTCCTGCCACCCAGCTACAAATCTTCGGCAACCATTCTGATTGAGGCACAGGAGATACCGCAAGATCTCATTCGCTCTACCGTCACCAGTTATGCCAGTGAGCGCATCCAGGTCATCAGTCAGCGTGTAATGACCCGTAAAAACCTCCTGGAACTGGTTGATAAATATAATCTGTACGCAGATCGCCGCAAGAAAGAAACCACTGAAGAAATTGTTGGCCGTATGCGTGAAAACATTGATCTGAATATGATTCAATCCGATGTTATCACCCCAGGCAGCGGTTCAATGACGGCCACTATCGCCTTCACCCTCAGCTACACGGGCGAAAACCCGGCTATGGTACAAAAGGTAACCAGTGAGCTGACTTCACTCTACCTGAACGAAAATCTCAAGACCCGTACCGAAAAAACAGCGGAAACCTACCAATTCCTAACGGCCGAGTCTGAACGCCTGAGTAACCGTATTGGGGAATTAGACAAGAGCCTGGCTGATTTTAAGGAAATCAATCTCCATCGCCTGCCCGAACTCAAGAGCCTGAACATGCAGTTAATGGAGCGCACCGAGGCTAACCTGCGTGATACAGAGAATCAAATACGCGCCTCCGAGGGGCAAAAACGTTATATTGAAGGTCAGTTGGCAACCATACTACCCAATGCCCCTGCATTGGGTAGTATGGCTATAACTGACCCACTGGTTCGCTTGAAAATACTACGCGTAGAACTCCTGAGTGCCTCAACAAAATATACCGAAGGACACCCGGATCTAATTGCACTACAACGTCAGGTACGCGCACTGGAAGAAGAGACCGGTGACCTCAGTGGATCGTCCCTCGAAGATGAACGCATCAAGGAATTACGCAGTGAATTAATTACCCTGAAGGAACGTTACTCCGATACCCACCCTGATATTGTTAAACTCAAGCGTGAGCTCAAGGATCTGGAACGCAAGGCAAAATCCAAAGTAGAGCATGTCGAGAATATAGATGATATTACCAATCCAGCCTATATCTCTCTGCATACCCAATTAGAAACCATCAACAGTGAGATCCATGCGTTACAGGAACGTAAAGAAGACTTGCAAAGCAAAATGCTGGATTATGAACAACGTCTGATTGAGACACCTCAGGTCGAGCGTGCCTTTAGCGCCTTATCCAGAGACTATGACAATACTGTCGCGCGCTACCAGGAGATTAAGGCCAAGGAATTAGAGGCTCGTATTGCCCAGAAACTAGAGCAGGAACGCAAGGGAGAACGTTTCACCCTGATTGAACCGCCCCAGTTCCCGGAAGAACCTACCAGCCCTAATCGCCCTGGAATTATCTTTATTAGTATCGTACTGGCACTGGGTTGTGGTGTTGGCAGTGCCGCCTTGCTGGAGGCTCTTGATGATGCCATTCGCAGCCCTCGTGCCGTTGCCAACATTCTGACCGCAGCTCCGTTGGCATCCATTCCACTGACACTGGATCCGGGCGAGATTCTAAAGCGACCCAAACGTCGCTGGTGGATACTCCTCGCACTTATTATTACTGCCATTACCGGCGCACTTATTATTCACTTTTTTGTAACGCCACTTGATGTACTCTGGTTCAGGGCGCTACGCAAGATTGATCGCATAACAGATCTATAG
- a CDS encoding CpsD/CapB family tyrosine-protein kinase produces the protein MERIKQALEKARLERESGQTNRSRIQADAPEANPETDVISYTNTKTVSVSREDLRKKHIVSGYESGQFTDAYKMLRTQVLHRLEKNDWNVLAVTSPKEGEGKTLTAINLAISIAMEVSYTVLLVDANLRHPSIHEYFDIPSNKGLSDYLLDPSISLPELLVHPEESENVVILPAGSPQINSSEMLSSPRMQHLVEDMKSYYKKRIIIFDLPPVLTTPDTLAFMPHMDAALIVLENGKTSIRSLKDTMPLLDHINVIGTVLNKTPSPIA, from the coding sequence ATGGAACGAATCAAACAAGCACTAGAAAAGGCGCGTCTGGAACGCGAAAGCGGTCAAACCAATCGCTCGCGTATCCAGGCTGATGCTCCCGAAGCCAATCCTGAAACGGATGTTATCAGTTACACCAATACCAAGACCGTCTCTGTTTCCAGAGAGGATTTGCGCAAGAAACATATTGTCAGTGGCTATGAGTCCGGTCAATTTACTGATGCCTACAAGATGCTGCGCACCCAGGTATTGCACCGTCTCGAAAAAAATGACTGGAATGTACTTGCTGTTACCAGCCCTAAAGAAGGTGAAGGCAAGACTCTAACGGCAATCAATCTTGCTATTAGTATCGCCATGGAGGTTAGCTACACCGTATTACTGGTCGATGCCAACCTGCGCCACCCCAGTATCCACGAATACTTCGATATTCCTTCCAACAAAGGTCTCAGCGATTATCTGCTGGATCCCTCAATATCATTACCTGAACTACTGGTGCACCCGGAAGAAAGTGAAAACGTGGTGATTCTACCGGCTGGCAGCCCGCAGATAAATTCATCCGAGATGTTGAGTTCGCCGCGCATGCAGCACCTGGTGGAGGATATGAAATCTTACTACAAGAAAAGAATTATCATCTTTGATTTACCACCCGTACTCACGACACCGGATACGCTCGCCTTTATGCCCCACATGGATGCTGCATTAATCGTACTTGAAAATGGTAAAACCAGTATCCGAAGCCTCAAGGATACCATGCCATTACTGGATCATATCAATGTCATTGGCACCGTCCTGAACAAGACACCCAGCCCAATAGCTTAA
- a CDS encoding AAA family ATPase, with amino-acid sequence MYESFYGLKEKPFSLLPDPSFLYMSSKHRMALVMLEYGLMNQAGFTVISGGIGTGKTTLIRHLLNNMDQEHTVGLLSNTHSSFGELLQWILLSFGIKHTGDDKASMYQDFINFVINEYAHKRRTVLIVDEAQNMSAETLEELRMLSNVNADKDQVLQIILVGQKELRETLQRPDLVQFAQRVASDYHLEGLSEEETATYIRHRLTVVGATDEGIFDDAACKEVYRNTGGVPRLINLLCDTALVYGFAEQTDHISADLVGEVAREKQQGGLFPKPIDEA; translated from the coding sequence ATGTATGAATCATTTTATGGTCTAAAGGAAAAACCCTTTTCCCTGTTGCCTGACCCCTCATTTCTATATATGAGCAGTAAGCATCGCATGGCGTTGGTAATGCTTGAATATGGTCTGATGAATCAGGCAGGGTTTACTGTTATTAGTGGTGGGATTGGCACCGGCAAGACCACGCTGATTCGGCACCTGCTCAATAATATGGATCAGGAACATACCGTCGGTCTGTTATCGAATACACACAGCTCATTTGGTGAATTACTGCAATGGATACTGTTATCCTTTGGTATCAAGCATACCGGCGATGACAAGGCGAGCATGTATCAGGACTTCATCAACTTTGTCATCAATGAATATGCTCACAAGCGCCGCACCGTTCTGATTGTCGACGAAGCGCAGAATATGTCTGCCGAGACCCTGGAAGAGCTACGCATGTTATCCAATGTGAATGCCGACAAGGATCAGGTATTACAAATCATCCTGGTGGGTCAGAAAGAGTTACGGGAGACACTGCAACGCCCTGACCTGGTACAGTTTGCCCAGCGCGTTGCCTCAGACTATCATCTTGAAGGACTCAGTGAAGAAGAGACAGCGACCTATATCCGTCACCGTCTCACAGTGGTTGGTGCCACCGATGAAGGTATATTCGACGACGCTGCCTGCAAGGAAGTCTATAGGAATACCGGCGGAGTCCCCCGTTTAATCAATCTCCTCTGTGATACGGCACTGGTCTATGGCTTTGCGGAACAAACAGATCATATCAGTGCGGACCTGGTGGGTGAAGTTGCCCGTGAAAAACAACAGGGCGGGTTGTTTCCCAAGCCGATTGATGAGGCATAA
- a CDS encoding VanZ family protein, with protein sequence MNTLFFNPWLHRILFISWAATIFFMSGRAHIATPIIFQAQDKLVHAIAYGALAFFLAGALQQWIKKDGTRFFTACLVVILYGISDEWHQYYTPGRHADIYDVIADAVGAILGVGLFYLLSRK encoded by the coding sequence ATGAATACCCTGTTTTTCAACCCCTGGCTCCACCGTATTCTGTTTATCAGTTGGGCCGCTACCATCTTCTTTATGTCTGGCAGAGCACACATAGCAACCCCGATCATTTTCCAGGCTCAGGACAAGCTTGTTCATGCAATAGCCTACGGCGCACTGGCATTTTTTCTAGCGGGTGCATTACAGCAATGGATCAAAAAAGATGGCACAAGGTTTTTCACCGCCTGCCTTGTGGTTATCCTATATGGCATTAGTGATGAGTGGCATCAATATTACACACCCGGTCGACATGCGGATATTTACGATGTCATCGCCGATGCTGTTGGCGCTATTCTGGGGGTCGGGTTGTTTTATCTTCTATCCCGGAAATGA
- the yrfG gene encoding GMP/IMP nucleotidase, with amino-acid sequence MLDMDGTLLDLNFDNHFWQEHVPLRYAQHHGMQLRDARDQLYTTFREIEGTMNWYCLDYWSRELDLDIEMLKREVRHLIGILPHVKTFLDGLRAAGKHILLVTNAHQKSLLLKMEETQLSPYFDHIICAHDLGMPKEEAAFWDKLREQHPFDPQRTLFVDDSLSVLRSAQQYGIQHLLAVRKPDTMKADKDTEEFNGIDSFADILQGL; translated from the coding sequence ATGCTGGATATGGATGGCACCTTACTGGATCTGAATTTTGATAATCATTTCTGGCAGGAACATGTGCCACTCCGTTATGCCCAGCATCATGGTATGCAGCTGCGTGATGCCAGAGACCAACTCTATACCACCTTTCGTGAGATCGAAGGCACCATGAATTGGTATTGTCTGGATTACTGGAGCCGGGAACTGGATCTGGATATTGAGATGTTAAAGCGTGAGGTGCGGCATCTTATTGGTATTCTGCCTCATGTGAAGACCTTTCTTGATGGCCTGCGTGCGGCGGGTAAACATATTCTGCTGGTGACCAATGCACACCAGAAAAGCTTGCTGTTAAAGATGGAAGAGACACAGTTAAGTCCTTATTTCGATCATATTATTTGTGCCCATGATCTCGGGATGCCGAAGGAAGAAGCTGCCTTCTGGGATAAATTAAGAGAGCAGCATCCCTTTGATCCACAGCGCACCTTGTTTGTGGATGATAGCCTTTCCGTGCTACGTTCAGCACAGCAATACGGTATTCAGCATCTACTGGCTGTGCGTAAACCCGATACCATGAAGGCCGATAAGGATACCGAAGAGTTTAACGGCATTGATAGCTTTGCCGATATCCTTCAGGGTTTATAA
- a CDS encoding YkgJ family cysteine cluster protein, which translates to MAKFVATNIKVTTENKCDLCTNSKCCTYLTQEIDTPRSKQDFEHILWQVSHQNIQAYKDEDGWYLLINNPCTHLLDDGRCGIYDTRPLVCRDHTNDYCEYDAPAEDSFDLFFDGYKSLLKYCKKRYKRWGK; encoded by the coding sequence ATGGCAAAATTTGTAGCAACTAATATCAAGGTTACAACAGAGAATAAGTGTGATCTGTGTACCAACTCCAAGTGTTGTACTTATCTTACACAGGAGATTGATACCCCGCGTTCCAAACAGGATTTTGAACATATCCTGTGGCAGGTCTCGCATCAGAATATCCAGGCCTATAAGGATGAGGATGGTTGGTATCTGCTGATCAATAACCCCTGCACCCATTTACTTGATGATGGCCGTTGCGGTATTTATGATACACGTCCTTTGGTTTGTCGTGATCATACCAATGATTATTGTGAATATGATGCCCCTGCTGAAGATAGCTTTGATTTGTTCTTTGATGGTTATAAAAGCCTGTTGAAATATTGTAAAAAACGTTACAAGCGCTGGGGTAAGTAA
- a CDS encoding type II secretion system protein N has protein sequence MGKTLRLLMLAVISFLVFFVMQFPMAQLVSWVQGDADQLRSANMEGSVWSGQVDKLQYKDIMLGPVVWQLQPLALLTGAIEYKVFFQTPDGGGELLLGRHLSGDFYLQDVQALLGTQFINQQFPLVKLAGTLQLDIQALVFSDALVQQLEGRIIWQEAVMQRPFLVPLKQIQMDLGTDEKDVLAAIKDVDGTLDVDIDLTLNKLSNSYQLKGSVKPRKSADANLRETLSMLGRPDRAGRYVIQYSGKL, from the coding sequence GTGGGTAAGACATTACGCCTGCTGATGCTGGCTGTTATCTCATTTTTAGTCTTTTTTGTAATGCAGTTTCCTATGGCTCAATTAGTGTCGTGGGTGCAAGGGGATGCCGATCAATTACGCAGTGCTAATATGGAAGGTAGCGTGTGGTCTGGACAGGTCGACAAACTACAATATAAAGATATCATGCTCGGACCTGTGGTCTGGCAGCTACAACCTTTGGCATTATTAACGGGTGCTATTGAGTATAAGGTGTTTTTTCAGACTCCTGATGGCGGCGGTGAGCTATTGCTCGGTCGTCACCTGAGCGGTGATTTTTATCTTCAGGATGTACAGGCATTGCTGGGGACGCAATTTATTAATCAGCAATTTCCGCTGGTGAAACTGGCAGGCACATTACAACTGGATATTCAGGCGCTGGTTTTTTCTGATGCCCTCGTGCAACAACTGGAGGGTCGTATTATCTGGCAGGAAGCGGTCATGCAGCGACCGTTCCTGGTGCCCTTGAAACAGATACAAATGGATCTTGGTACGGATGAGAAGGATGTGTTGGCGGCTATCAAGGATGTCGATGGCACACTGGATGTTGATATTGATCTGACGCTGAATAAACTGAGCAATAGCTATCAATTAAAGGGTAGCGTAAAACCACGCAAGTCAGCCGATGCCAACCTGAGAGAGACCTTGAGTATGTTGGGTAGACCAGATCGTGCCGGTCGCTATGTTATTCAATATTCCGGAAAACTTTAA
- a CDS encoding type II secretion system protein M codes for MKEWYQQLDLRERRMLITGGLLALVLLPYLLFWLPLEDDLRNLQKGLKIERASIVWMRTAADEVLSQRRVPASVKNKTATSGRSMLSIVDKSTRTAGLGDSVKRVEPDGKDAVKVWLEAVDFDLLMKWMVTMDDNYQMTANIVTLERKNNKGLVDARIVLQGAI; via the coding sequence GTGAAGGAGTGGTATCAGCAACTGGATTTACGCGAACGTCGCATGTTAATTACAGGCGGCTTACTGGCACTGGTCTTATTGCCTTATCTGTTGTTCTGGTTGCCACTGGAAGATGATCTGAGGAATCTGCAGAAAGGCCTGAAGATTGAACGTGCCTCAATCGTCTGGATGCGTACAGCGGCTGATGAGGTGTTAAGTCAGCGCCGTGTACCCGCTTCAGTGAAGAACAAGACCGCCACAAGCGGTCGTTCCATGTTGTCCATTGTGGACAAGTCTACCCGCACGGCAGGTCTTGGTGATAGCGTTAAACGTGTTGAGCCGGATGGTAAGGATGCGGTTAAGGTCTGGCTGGAGGCAGTCGATTTTGATCTACTGATGAAATGGATGGTAACAATGGATGACAACTATCAGATGACAGCTAATATTGTTACCCTTGAGCGCAAGAATAATAAAGGGCTGGTTGATGCGCGTATTGTGTTGCAAGGAGCGATATAG
- the gspL gene encoding type II secretion system protein GspL, with product MRETLIIRLQQDALAQHADVLVLDQSGNVAASHALMPWLEITPLASGRRVQVLVPGSDVVLTQVSIPSQSRQRILRAIPYALEEQFASDVSDLHFALGSRLADGAYPVAVVSRACMDIWLKQLQECDIHPDTLIPEMLALEYTPDSWSLWLDEQWMILRNGAYQGVVFEASGLDLQLQLSLQDSEQAPAQINLWSDNAVGLPDESLLADCEIQHHQLEPDQLLKRLNPPADVTLINLLQGSFSRSEQLGKLLRPWRSVAALLVVALLLSIGQEIALYKILKAEKIELAQQMRQEYKRAFPQAKRIVNPKVQMEQGLKKIRRGSPQAGNIGFLELMAQMGSVLQKQQGVQLNGSSFRDGRLDLDLVVDNLQILDDFKQALEVTKMLQVEIQSATSDAGQKVQGRIRIRGRQS from the coding sequence ATGCGTGAAACACTGATAATAAGACTACAGCAGGATGCATTGGCTCAACATGCCGATGTATTAGTGCTGGATCAAAGTGGGAATGTCGCGGCCAGTCATGCTCTCATGCCCTGGCTTGAGATCACGCCCTTGGCCAGTGGTCGACGGGTGCAGGTTCTGGTGCCCGGTAGCGATGTGGTTTTAACCCAGGTTAGCATCCCTAGTCAGAGTCGTCAGCGTATCCTGCGTGCGATCCCTTACGCCCTGGAAGAACAATTTGCCAGTGATGTTAGCGACCTTCATTTTGCCCTGGGGAGTCGTCTGGCAGACGGGGCTTATCCTGTTGCTGTGGTATCCAGAGCCTGTATGGATATCTGGCTGAAGCAGTTACAGGAATGTGATATTCATCCGGACACACTTATTCCAGAGATGTTGGCACTGGAGTATACACCGGACAGTTGGTCTTTATGGCTGGATGAACAATGGATGATCTTGCGTAATGGCGCGTATCAGGGTGTGGTGTTTGAGGCATCAGGACTTGATTTGCAGTTGCAGTTATCGCTACAGGATAGTGAGCAAGCCCCTGCACAGATTAATCTATGGTCAGACAACGCAGTAGGGTTGCCGGATGAATCGCTGTTGGCCGATTGCGAGATTCAGCATCATCAACTGGAACCGGATCAATTACTGAAGCGTTTAAATCCACCTGCTGATGTTACCCTGATTAATTTGTTACAAGGTAGTTTTAGTCGTAGTGAACAGCTTGGTAAGTTATTACGGCCGTGGCGTAGTGTTGCCGCCTTGTTGGTGGTCGCCTTATTGCTCTCTATTGGTCAAGAGATCGCCTTGTATAAAATCCTTAAAGCAGAAAAGATTGAATTAGCTCAACAGATGCGACAGGAATATAAACGCGCCTTCCCGCAAGCCAAACGTATCGTCAATCCAAAGGTACAGATGGAACAGGGCTTAAAGAAGATCAGGCGTGGTTCACCGCAGGCAGGCAATATTGGTTTTCTTGAGTTAATGGCACAGATGGGATCGGTTTTACAAAAACAACAGGGTGTGCAATTAAACGGTAGTAGTTTCCGTGATGGCCGCCTGGATCTGGATTTGGTGGTTGATAATTTGCAAATACTGGATGACTTCAAACAGGCGCTGGAAGTGACAAAGATGTTACAGGTCGAGATTCAGTCGGCAACATCGGATGCTGGGCAGAAGGTTCAGGGCCGGATCAGGATACGCGGGAGGCAGTCGTGA
- the gspK gene encoding type II secretion system minor pseudopilin GspK, with amino-acid sequence MNSRFGKQRGVALVITMLVTAMAAIAAVSMVSSQQMDIHRTSNMVAMDQAYTYAQGIEEWARIILLRDQRDGNKDHLNEFWASSLPPLPVDGGYVIGAIRDLNGCFNLNNIVSGKKPVALIVQRLQRLFSYLGVDPQLTDALIDWIDVDIEVRFPTGAEDDYYLSLDRPYRSANRALVSISELRLVKGFSRKVMNKISRYVCVLPVDKTNINSNININTANPMVLRSLFEGVTEGDVEALLEARTEEGFESVEAFLQNDALAGREGLSPEGLSLASDYFMITAEAYIGDGVTRMYSLVQRREGQDKPPVVWRRSLGVKD; translated from the coding sequence ATGAATAGTCGTTTTGGCAAGCAACGGGGTGTTGCCCTGGTGATTACCATGCTGGTAACGGCAATGGCAGCGATTGCTGCGGTGTCGATGGTGTCCAGTCAGCAGATGGATATCCATCGAACCAGTAATATGGTGGCGATGGATCAGGCCTATACCTATGCACAGGGGATAGAGGAATGGGCGCGTATTATTTTGTTAAGGGATCAGCGCGATGGTAACAAGGATCACCTCAATGAATTCTGGGCGAGCTCCCTGCCACCATTGCCTGTTGATGGCGGCTATGTCATTGGTGCTATTCGTGATCTGAATGGCTGCTTTAATCTGAATAATATTGTCAGTGGCAAAAAACCTGTGGCTCTGATCGTGCAGCGGTTGCAGCGCCTTTTTTCTTATCTGGGTGTTGATCCACAACTCACCGATGCCTTGATTGACTGGATTGATGTTGATATAGAAGTGCGTTTCCCGACGGGTGCGGAAGATGATTATTATTTGTCTCTGGATCGTCCTTATCGGAGTGCCAATCGTGCCCTGGTTAGCATCAGTGAATTACGCCTGGTTAAGGGTTTTTCTCGTAAGGTGATGAACAAGATTAGCCGCTATGTCTGTGTGTTACCGGTGGATAAAACCAACATTAATAGTAATATCAATATTAATACAGCTAATCCTATGGTATTGCGTAGCCTGTTTGAGGGGGTTACCGAGGGTGATGTTGAGGCATTACTTGAGGCGCGCACGGAGGAGGGTTTTGAAAGCGTAGAGGCCTTTCTTCAGAATGATGCGCTGGCGGGACGTGAAGGCTTGAGCCCGGAAGGGCTGTCGTTGGCAAGTGATTATTTTATGATCACTGCCGAGGCGTATATCGGTGATGGGGTCACACGGATGTATAGCCTGGTTCAGCGCCGTGAAGGCCAGGATAAGCCCCCTGTGGTATGGCGACGTAGCCTTGGTGTTAAAGATTAG
- the gspJ gene encoding type II secretion system minor pseudopilin GspJ → MMFQQGVRYRGFTLLELLVSLAIFSLIAAMAYGGLHTVLQNRNSTDRHAQAMQRMQLLYRAMQRDIEQIVGRPVRNEFGDSTPAILVNDRGFIELTRAGWSNPLGRPRSTLQRVAWFVRDEELIRRYWLVLDRAQDSPPLDLVIMDKVEEFSVRLMDDQKKWHSQWPPQSLTQRSSAVKIIVAEVEIKLLQQERINWLFQVP, encoded by the coding sequence ATGATGTTTCAGCAAGGCGTTCGCTATCGAGGTTTTACGCTGTTAGAGCTGCTGGTGTCACTGGCGATTTTCTCTCTTATCGCTGCTATGGCCTATGGTGGTCTGCATACGGTATTGCAAAACCGTAATAGTACCGATAGGCATGCCCAGGCGATGCAACGAATGCAGCTGTTATACCGGGCAATGCAGCGGGATATTGAGCAGATTGTGGGTCGTCCGGTGCGTAATGAGTTTGGCGATTCGACCCCCGCCATATTGGTGAATGATAGAGGCTTTATTGAGTTGACTCGAGCGGGCTGGAGCAATCCTTTGGGGCGACCACGTAGCACTCTACAACGTGTTGCATGGTTTGTGCGTGATGAAGAATTGATTCGGCGCTATTGGCTGGTGCTTGATCGTGCCCAGGATAGCCCGCCACTGGATCTGGTGATAATGGATAAGGTCGAGGAGTTTTCTGTGCGTTTGATGGATGACCAAAAAAAATGGCATAGTCAATGGCCACCACAGTCACTGACACAGCGTTCATCTGCGGTAAAGATTATTGTTGCCGAGGTTGAGATCAAACTTTTGCAACAGGAGCGTATTAACTGGTTGTTTCAGGTGCCATGA
- the gspI gene encoding type II secretion system minor pseudopilin GspI: protein MMRYPSLNKQNGFTLIEILVALAVLAISMAAIIQASSQYVSNQVYLQKRTEAHWVARNLLVGFRMSKQWPSISTKTGVEEWGGQEWSWQLKVSQTPDQDLRRLDIEVGLEQDDEVVLANLSGFKARLP, encoded by the coding sequence ATGATGAGATATCCCTCGCTTAATAAGCAGAACGGTTTTACCTTGATTGAAATCCTGGTTGCTCTTGCTGTGCTGGCGATCTCGATGGCCGCTATTATTCAGGCGAGTAGCCAGTATGTGAGTAATCAGGTCTATCTACAGAAACGTACTGAAGCACACTGGGTGGCACGCAATCTCCTGGTGGGGTTTCGTATGTCAAAGCAATGGCCATCAATATCAACCAAAACCGGGGTTGAGGAGTGGGGTGGTCAGGAATGGTCGTGGCAACTCAAGGTATCACAGACCCCGGATCAGGATTTACGTCGTTTGGATATTGAGGTGGGTCTGGAACAGGATGATGAAGTGGTGCTGGCGAATCTATCCGGTTTTAAGGCGCGTTTACCATGA
- the gspH gene encoding type II secretion system minor pseudopilin GspH — translation MRFRTSGSESGFTLLELLVVVLLIGIVMSFAVLSIGGDSRSVELEREAKRLLALIGYAGEQSVLRTQEWGIRFEDTGYSFMVLNNDNWIDVVNNNTLRARKLPNGVNLKLSIEALEVNMDPGFDLDKDEDEDQLQIKKPMIFILSSGEITPFSVDFRAQETMISFRVIATPLGQLSMERINSNLP, via the coding sequence ATGCGGTTTCGTACATCAGGTTCTGAATCCGGTTTTACCCTGCTGGAGTTATTAGTGGTGGTTCTGTTAATCGGGATTGTCATGAGCTTTGCTGTCTTGTCGATAGGGGGTGATTCGCGTTCTGTCGAGCTGGAACGTGAGGCAAAACGTCTGCTTGCATTGATCGGGTATGCGGGTGAACAATCTGTGTTGCGTACTCAGGAGTGGGGTATCCGCTTTGAGGATACCGGTTATTCCTTCATGGTTCTGAATAATGACAACTGGATAGATGTGGTTAATAACAACACATTGCGTGCGCGTAAATTACCCAATGGTGTTAATTTGAAATTATCCATTGAGGCACTTGAAGTTAATATGGATCCTGGCTTTGATCTGGATAAGGATGAAGATGAAGATCAGTTACAGATTAAAAAACCGATGATTTTTATCTTGTCCAGTGGTGAAATAACACCGTTTTCAGTTGATTTTCGTGCACAAGAGACAATGATTAGCTTTCGGGTTATTGCTACACCTCTGGGTCAATTGAGCATGGAGCGTATTAATTCGAACCTGCCATGA